The sequence ACATCTGCCGGTCGAGTACGGCGTCCTGTCGGTCTTCGTGTGCCAGAACGATCCGGGCGCCTGCGAGCTGTGGGACGCGACCTCCGGGGCGAATCGGGTCCTTCTCTTCCCGCCCGCGGGGCTGGTACCGGTGGCCGTACCCGAGAAGGGTGTGACGCTGCTGCCCGCGGTGTCGGCGATCACGACCCGGGTCGTGACGGTCGAACCCGAGGAGGATGACGGCGACGACGATCTCCCGCCCGACGCATACGACCTCGCCCGTTCAGGGTGGAAGCGGGAGCCCGGCGAGCAGTTCGGGAAGCAACGCGAGGTGCTCGGATCGCTCGGCGGCAGCCCCTCCTACCTGGACGAGGACCGGTTGCCCGGGTGCCCCTCCTGCTCCGGCACGGCGGAATTCGCGGCACACTTGGAGGAGGGGATCGACCGGCAGACAGCGATGAACCTCGGCGGCCGGCTGGGTTACGTCTTCGTCTGCCGCTCCTGCTCCGAGGGCGCCTTCCTCACGGGCTGAGCGGCAAGGGCGGCTGCGTCACCCTTGTGTGCCGCTGCCCTTGTTGTCGAACTTCTCGAGCGGCGTGCGGGCACCGTGGCGGAACGCGTCGAGGCCCGTATCGAAGTCGACCGCCGACCCCGCGAACAGCGCCGATTCGTCGGGGGCAACGTAGATCTTGCCTCCGCCGCGTACGGCGTGCACGAGGCAGACGCCGAGCCTGTCGGGCAGCTCGATGACGTTCAGCACCGGGTCGGTCCTGAGCCGAGCGAAGTGCGCTCTGCCCACCACGACGAGCCGGTCGAGTCCCTCGGATGCCGCGTCGCTGCCGCCTGCGGCAGGTGGCAACGGTGCCGTGCGGTCCTCGACCGCCTCGACCGCGTAGCCGGAACGCTCGGCGGCATCGAGGAACGCATGGAGATCGGATGCCTCGCGCAGGAGCGCTCCGAGCTCGCCCTCGCATTCGGCCACGTGGAACGTCGCGGTGGCGAACGGATGCGTGACCGGTGCAGCCCCTGGCAGCGGCGGCGGGGTTGAGGTGCTTACGAGCACCCCCGGTTCGCCCCTGAGTCCCATCGCGAGCCGCTTGCCGTGGAAGAGGCGGTATGTGCGCACCGACCCGGTCGCATCACTCACGACATCTGCTCCGTTCCTGTGATTGCCCGTAGGGCTCAGCGTATGCGCCGCCGGGCAGGAGAACGGCCCGCTGCCCGGTTGATCGTGCACGAACAGCCCCTGACCACCCCACCCACCAGGGCCCGACCGGAATCGAAGAACGTGGAAAGGCTGGGCAGACCAGCAGATACCGCCTGCCCGCACCCAGCCGCCCGCACGGAACCGACTCAACAACCGGACAGCGGATCACCCTCGAACCGCCTCGGTGGATCAAGGTTTAGGCTCGGCCCATGTGCATCTCCGTGGACCAGGCCGAATTCTCCGGATCCACTCTGTACGCCGGGCGGCTGCGTCACCCCCTCCACGGGCTGGTCCATGTGCTCGGCTACCAGAACACCGCGGTGAATCTGGCCGACGGCCCCAACGCCATGCTCCTCCATCTTCCCGCGTACCGGATGGGCCGGGAGAACTTCCTTCCGGCGGGGCGCAGTTCGGACGTTCTCGGCCGGATGGTCGACGCCGTCCGGCCGGTCGCCGCGGGCATGCCGTCCGACATCGCGTGGATGAGCTGGGGCGCCGGTGATGAGGTCGAGGTCTTCGACCACGACATCTACACGGTGCTGCTGGCGTCCGACGCCACCGCGCTGCCCGCCGCACTCGCACGGGTCCCGTCCCACAGGCGCCCCGCACTGAACCCCCTTCTGCTGCGCTTCTACGCGAACCACTACGCGGGGCACGCCATCGTCGTGTGCTGCTTCGACAACGCCGAGGCGGCCCGGGCGAAACCGCTGATCATGTGGTACTCACCGCACGACCCGGACCGGCTGTCCCTTCCCTCGCTGGACTGCCATACGGGGGAGCCGCCCGAGTTCACCACCGAGGTCGCGGTGGACCACTGGGTGCTCTTCGGCACCGACGAAGCTCCCGAGGAATGGGGCGAGTCGGTCGACCACGACCCCCGCATGCGCCACCGGCTGCGCCAGTTCCTGCCCGACTCGGTGATGGGGGCCCGCTTCGACGGTTCGCTGCCCAACGGCGATTTCTCCCTCACCCACGGTGATCTACTCGCCGGGAGACTGGACCGTATCCAGCGCCTCCGGCCGTCCTGGTGAGGGCGTTCCGCGCCTGCGGCCGGTGCTCGTCGTCCTGCCAGTCGCTGACCGGGTAGTCGACATAGCCGCCGGCCCCGCCGATGTAGTACGTGGCCGGGTCGCCGGTCGCCGGCTCGCGGCCCAGCGCGAATCGGGCGACGAGGTCGGGGTTGGCGATGAAGTGGGCCGCGAAGGACACCGCGTCGGCGATTCCCGCCTCGATGACGGCGTTCCCGGAGTCGCGGTCGAAGCCGAGGTTCGCGATCAGCGGGCCGGTGAATCGTCGCCGGAACCGCGCGAAGGCGTCGAAGTCGGGGGCGGCGCCCGGGGCGGCGAGTTCCCGCCCCCGGAGGTGCAGATACGCGACGGGACGGTCGTTCAGCTCCGTCACGAGTTCGTCGTAGTCGGCCAGCGTACGGTCATCGGCGGTGAACCGGCCGCCCGTCCAGTACGGCGACAGGCGGACGCCGACACGCTCTCCGTGCCATGGCTCGGCGACCGCGTCGATGATGTCGAGCAGCAGCCGCCGTCGGCCGGCGCGCCCCGCGCCGTACGCGTCGGAGCGGCGGTTGAGGCGCGGATTGAGGAACTGCGGGATGAGATGGGCGCCGAGGGCATGGATCTCGACGCCGTCGAATCCGGCGCGCCGGGCGTTTGCGGCGGCCTCGCGATAGTCCGCGATCGTGCCCCTGATGTCCGCGACGGTCATCGCCCGGGGGGTGACGGTGTCCTTGAACCCGCTCGGCGTGTACGACTTCTCGTGCGGATCGATCGCCGAGGGCCCGGCTGGCAGGGCTCCGCCCAGATGGTCGGGGTGCGAGGCGGCGCCGGTGTGCCACAGCTGCACCACGATGCGGCCTCCGAGGGCGTGGACGACGTCGGTGACCCGTCGCCATCCGGCGATCTGTTCCTGGCTGTATATGCCGGGTACGCCCGGGAAGCCGATGGCCCGCTCGCCGACCCAGGCTCCCTCGGTGATGATCAGCCCGGCGGCTGCCCGCTGACCGTAGTAGGCGGCGTGCATCTCGGTGGGCACCAGTCCGTCGTTGGCCGCGCGAGCCCGCGTGGCCGGGGCCATCACCACCCGGTTGGGCAGCGGCAGGCCCGCGAGATCCGCCCGGCGCAGCAGGGGCTGTCCGAGCGCGGTGACAGGGGTTGTGCTCATGGTGCGGCTCTCCTCGTCGTACGGTCGGCAGGTGCCGGATGCCCTGCCGCTTCGGCGCGATCGTGCGCCTCTTAGGGTCGACGGAGCGCGACGGCGAAAGGTGACCGATGGACGAGCAGGACCGGCTGGCGGAGCGATTCGAGGCGCATCGCGGGCGGCTGCGGGCGGTCGCCTACCGGCTGCTCGGGTCGCCGGCCGAGGCCGAGGACGCCGTCCAGGAAGCCTGGCTGCGGTTGAGCCGGGTCGACCCCGGCGGCATCGCGAATCTGGCCGCGTGGCTGACGACCGTCGTGTCCCGCATCTGCCTCGACCTGCTGCGCTCCCGCACCTCACGGCGCGAGGAACCGGCCGGGGAGGACCTTCCCGGCCGGTTCGTCGACGGCGACGAGGAAGGTGACCCCGAGCAGGAGGCGCTGCTGGTGGACTCGGTCGGCCGCGCCCTGCTCGTGGTCCTGGACACGCTGGGGCCCGCCGAGCGGATCGCCTTCGTGCTCCATGACACGTTCGCCGTACCGTTCGACGAGATCGCTCCCATCGTGGAACGCACACCGGTCGCCACGAAGAAGCTCGCCAGCCGCGCCCGGCACAAGGTCCATGGCACGCCCGTCGTCACCGGTTCCGAGCCGGCCGCGCACCGCGATGTCGTCGACGCCTTCCTCGCCGCCGCACGCGGCGGCGACCTGGGCGCCCTGCTCGCGGTGCTGGCCCCCGATGTCGTACGCAGGGCCGATCCCGCCGCCCTGCCGTCGGGCGCGGCGACCGTGGTGCGCGGCGCGCGGGCCGTGGCGGAGGAGACCGTGCTGCTCGCCCGGAACTCGCGGTTCGCGGCGCCGGCGCTGGTGGACGGCGCGGTGGGGATCGTCGTGGCCCCGCGCGGGCGGCTGCTGCTCGCCCTCACCCTCACGATCGAGGGCGGCAGGATCGCGGCGTACGAGGTGATCGCCGATCCCGTCCGTCTTCAACGGCTCGAACTGGCCGTTCTCGACACGCGCCCCTGACGGGCGGCACCCCTGGGACGGGGGTCAGGCCGTGGCGGCCCGACCGCCGTCCCGCGCGCCCAGCCCGTCCAGGACCAGATCGGCCAGTGCCCGCGGCAGATCTTCGTCCAGGGGCTCGCGGGTCAGCAGCGCCCGGCTGTGCAGGGGGGCGATCAGGGCTTCGAGGGCCAGGCGCGGGTTCGTCCCGGCCCGGAGTTCGCCCCGGGCGATGCCCCGTTCGATCATCACCCCGGCCGACCGGATCCTCGATCGCCAGAACTCCTCGCGGGCCGCTGCCAGTTCGGGGTCCTGCACGGTGATCACGGCGGCGCGGGCGAGTGCTCCGCCGAGAGGGCTGTTGAGGTACTCCACCACCAGGGTGGCGAACGCGTACAGGTCCTCGCGCACGGAACCGGTGTCCGGCACGGGGACGCGGCGGTCGCTGACGGCGAGCAGCGCGTCGGTGATCAGATTCTCGCGGGTGCGCCAGCGCCGGTAGACGGAGGTTTCGTTCACCTCGGCCCGTGCGGCGACGTCCGCGAAGCTGAATCCGGTCACACCGTGCTCGACCAGCGCCTCGACAGCCGCGTCG is a genomic window of Streptomyces sp. NBC_01237 containing:
- a CDS encoding alkene reductase, with amino-acid sequence MSTTPVTALGQPLLRRADLAGLPLPNRVVMAPATRARAANDGLVPTEMHAAYYGQRAAAGLIITEGAWVGERAIGFPGVPGIYSQEQIAGWRRVTDVVHALGGRIVVQLWHTGAASHPDHLGGALPAGPSAIDPHEKSYTPSGFKDTVTPRAMTVADIRGTIADYREAAANARRAGFDGVEIHALGAHLIPQFLNPRLNRRSDAYGAGRAGRRRLLLDIIDAVAEPWHGERVGVRLSPYWTGGRFTADDRTLADYDELVTELNDRPVAYLHLRGRELAAPGAAPDFDAFARFRRRFTGPLIANLGFDRDSGNAVIEAGIADAVSFAAHFIANPDLVARFALGREPATGDPATYYIGGAGGYVDYPVSDWQDDEHRPQARNALTRTAGGAGYGPVSRRVDHRG
- a CDS encoding sigma-70 family RNA polymerase sigma factor translates to MDEQDRLAERFEAHRGRLRAVAYRLLGSPAEAEDAVQEAWLRLSRVDPGGIANLAAWLTTVVSRICLDLLRSRTSRREEPAGEDLPGRFVDGDEEGDPEQEALLVDSVGRALLVVLDTLGPAERIAFVLHDTFAVPFDEIAPIVERTPVATKKLASRARHKVHGTPVVTGSEPAAHRDVVDAFLAAARGGDLGALLAVLAPDVVRRADPAALPSGAATVVRGARAVAEETVLLARNSRFAAPALVDGAVGIVVAPRGRLLLALTLTIEGGRIAAYEVIADPVRLQRLELAVLDTRP
- a CDS encoding TetR/AcrR family transcriptional regulator; the protein is MTEEEVRRRPGGRGARVRQAVLDAAVEALVEHGVTGFSFADVAARAEVNETSVYRRWRTRENLITDALLAVSDRRVPVPDTGSVREDLYAFATLVVEYLNSPLGGALARAAVITVQDPELAAAREEFWRSRIRSAGVMIERGIARGELRAGTNPRLALEALIAPLHSRALLTREPLDEDLPRALADLVLDGLGARDGGRAATA